From Miscanthus floridulus cultivar M001 chromosome 15, ASM1932011v1, whole genome shotgun sequence, the proteins below share one genomic window:
- the LOC136507442 gene encoding uncharacterized protein produces the protein MDRGSSLNIMYAKTLDEMGVDRTNLHPIQAPFHGIMPGRQAVPLGQIDLPVTFGDRSNYRTETLTFDVVGFLGTFHTILGQPCYVKFMAVPNYMYLKLKMSGPHGVITIGTSFQRAYECKVECCGYASAVIASEELTTLREEVIEGAPDTKRSSGSFKSAEGPKEVLLDPSNSEGKKVRIGTALSSK, from the coding sequence atggacagaggcagcagcctcaacatcatgtacgccaagacacttgacgagatgggcgtcgaccgaacgaacctccatCCCATCCAAGCGCcgttccatggcatcatgcctggtaggcaagccgtgccactggggcagatcgacctgcctgtcacttttggggatcggtccaattaccggactgaaaccctcaccttcgatgtagtggggttcctggGGActttccacaccatcctaggacaaccatgctacgtgaagttcatggccgttcccaattatatgtaccttaagctaaagatgtcgggccctcacggggtcatcaccatcggcacctccttccagcgtgcttacGAGTGTAAAGTTGAATGCTGTGGatacgcatccgcagtcatcgcctccgaagagctcaccacacttagggaggaggtcattgaaggggcgCCCGACACGAAGAGGTCGTCTGGATCGTTCAAATCAGCAGAAGGACCCAAGGAGGTCCTCCTGGACCCCAgcaactccgagggcaaaaaagtccgtatcgggaccgcgctctcctccaaatag